Within the Emticicia oligotrophica DSM 17448 genome, the region AACTCACCGCTACTGTCGAAGCACGTGCCGAACCAAAGAAGCAAATCCAGTGAAACGACATGATTGCCCCCACACCAAGCAAAGGCCAAGCTTGAGCAAGTGAAATTTTTAGGCTTTTTTTCTGAAATTGAGCAACTGCCCACATTCCTGTGGCCGCTAAAAAGGTGCGAAAAAATACAACACCCAAAGTAGAAACTTCGGTTAGGCGACCCAAAATGGCTGTAAAACCTAATATAACAACAATGAGGTGGAGTTTTAGGTAGTCTATAGGTAAGGGTTTGGTATTCATGAAGTGGTTTTTTCTGCAAATATAGTACGATTACGCGATATAAAATGCTTTAAAACAAAACGTGCTACACTTCAAAGTGTAGCACGTTTTATGATTTTTATTCCATCCTGCCCTTGATTGTATTAATTACGCCATCAATTCCACTTCCTCTAATTTTTTTTTCGACGTTCTTCGCGTCGTAATAATATTCTTTGCTTGAATCTCATCCAACGCTCATATAATGGTGATTCTGTTAAGAAATCCCAATCGTCTTCTTTCTTACCAGCTTCTTCTTTCTTCTTTGCTTCAACGGGGTCAAACAACATTCCTGTACATAAGCAGTGCTTACGATTGGTACGCGATAAAACATCATAGTTTACACAACTCGAGCAACCTTTCCAGAAGGCATCATCGGCAGGGAGCTCGCTGAAAGTAGTTGGTTCATAGCCTAAATCTGAATTGATTTTCATTACGGCCAAACTGGTTGTTAAACCGATGATTTTTGCATCAGGATATTTCTTGCGTGAGAGCTCAAATGCTTTTTGCTTAATGCGAGTAGCTATCCCACTCTTGCGGTGTTCTGGATGCACAATTAGACCTGAGTTTGCTACAAATTTACCATGGTCCCAAGTTTCGATATAACAAAAACCAACCCATTCGCCTTTATCAGTGAGGGCGATGATGGCTTTACCTTCACGCATCTTCTCGATTAGATAATCGGGCGAACGTTTGGCAATACCAGTACCACGAGCTTTGGCACTCTCGGCCATTTCATCACAAATGGTTTGTGCTAAATGAAAGTGGCTTTCGTTTGCAACTTGAACAATATATGTAACTTCGGAAGTGATTGCTGAATTATTCATCGTCATTTATTGGGCTTTCCCTCAAACGGAGACGCTGTATCCTAAAATGTTTAAATTGAAAAAATAAGAAAACTTTGCTGAAGCCAGAAGGCAAAAAAATTACTGCCTGATATTAATATATCGGAATCGTCGAACAGGCGTTATGGGGAGACGAATATGCATTTTCTTAAAATAGGATGCAAAGATGTTAGGTTTCAGATTAATATCCAATAGTTTAGACCTAATATTTTTGTTTGCAAGAAAATAACGAAGATGTTTGGGTTTTAGTTCGGTTAATTTTAAAAACTTTTACGATGAACTTCGTTTTGTGCACCGCTTGTATTTTAATAACTTTGGCAAAAAATAGATTACCCATTGAATACTCGTTTAGCAAATTTTTTATCAATGTTGTTGCATCCA harbors:
- a CDS encoding GNAT family N-acetyltransferase, with the translated sequence MNNSAITSEVTYIVQVANESHFHLAQTICDEMAESAKARGTGIAKRSPDYLIEKMREGKAIIALTDKGEWVGFCYIETWDHGKFVANSGLIVHPEHRKSGIATRIKQKAFELSRKKYPDAKIIGLTTSLAVMKINSDLGYEPTTFSELPADDAFWKGCSSCVNYDVLSRTNRKHCLCTGMLFDPVEAKKKEEAGKKEDDWDFLTESPLYERWMRFKQRILLRREERRKKN